A section of the Streptomyces sp. NBC_00178 genome encodes:
- a CDS encoding WhiB family transcriptional regulator: MADFSRLPGPNADLWDWQLLAACRGVDSSLFFHPEGERGAARSARETSAKEVCMRCPVRAECAAHALAVREPYGVWGGLTEDEREELMGRARNRLISAHSAPSEGSDPT, translated from the coding sequence ATGGCAGATTTCTCCCGCCTTCCAGGACCCAACGCGGATCTGTGGGACTGGCAGCTGCTGGCCGCCTGCCGCGGGGTCGACAGCTCGCTCTTCTTCCACCCCGAGGGAGAACGCGGAGCGGCCCGGAGCGCCCGTGAGACCTCGGCGAAAGAGGTCTGCATGCGCTGCCCGGTACGCGCCGAGTGCGCGGCGCACGCACTCGCGGTCCGGGAGCCCTACGGCGTGTGGGGCGGCCTGACCGAGGACGAGCGCGAGGAGCTCATGGGCCGCGCCCGCAACCGGCTGATCTCCGCCCACTCGGCGCCGTCCGAGGGATCGGACCCCACCTGA